A section of the Schistosoma haematobium chromosome ZW, whole genome shotgun sequence genome encodes:
- the AMMECR1_1 gene encoding AMME syndrome candidate protein 1 protein (EggNog:ENOG410VB9E~COG:S), protein MARSRAPSSCFGAKKQRLDEESTSRPCVPRNGLSTPGVVRREMCYFCFDVLHNHLRNIEPPPAPKTFPNSSYPLFVTWTYGKEEKLRGCIGTFTAMNIHSGLREYAINSAIKDSRFSPITEEEFPHLTCSVSLLLNFEEGKNYQDWQ, encoded by the exons ATGGCTCGTTCCAGAGCTCCTTCGTCTTGCTTTGGAGCCAAAAAGCAAAGGTTGGATGAGGAATCAACATCACGACCATGCGTTCCTCGTAATGGCCTTAGCACACCTGGGGTTGTTAGACGTGAAATGTGTTACTTTTGCTTTGACGTCCTTCACAACCATTTGCGTAATATTGAACCTCCCCCTGCCCCCAAGACATTTCCAAACAGTTCTTA TCCGCTTTTCGTGACATGGACGTACGGAAAAGAGGAAAAGCTGCGTGGATGTATAGGTACTTTTACTGCCATGAATATCCATAGCGGTCTTCGTGAATATGCGATTAACag TGCCATCAAAGACAGTCGCTTTTCACCAATAACAGAAGAAGAGTTTCCTCATCTCACATGTTCAGTCTCCTTGCTTTTGAATTTTGAAGAGGGGAAAAACTATCAGGATTGGCAG TAA
- the AMMECR1_1 gene encoding AMME syndrome candidate protein 1 protein, variant 2 (EggNog:ENOG410VB9E~COG:S): protein MARSRAPSSCFGAKKQRLDEESTSRPCVPRNGLSTPGVVRREMCYFCFDVLHNHLRNIEPPPAPKTFPNSSYPLFVTWTYGKEEKLRGCIGTFTAMNIHSGLREYAINSAIKDSRFSPITEEEFPHLTCSVSLLLNFEEGKNYQDWQIGVHGIRIEFVNEKGYHRTATYLPEVAYKQGWNHCETIDSLLRKGGYRGNISEAFRQSIRLTRYRSEKYSVHASEYLRARQNGYRV, encoded by the exons ATGGCTCGTTCCAGAGCTCCTTCGTCTTGCTTTGGAGCCAAAAAGCAAAGGTTGGATGAGGAATCAACATCACGACCATGCGTTCCTCGTAATGGCCTTAGCACACCTGGGGTTGTTAGACGTGAAATGTGTTACTTTTGCTTTGACGTCCTTCACAACCATTTGCGTAATATTGAACCTCCCCCTGCCCCCAAGACATTTCCAAACAGTTCTTA TCCGCTTTTCGTGACATGGACGTACGGAAAAGAGGAAAAGCTGCGTGGATGTATAGGTACTTTTACTGCCATGAATATCCATAGCGGTCTTCGTGAATATGCGATTAACag TGCCATCAAAGACAGTCGCTTTTCACCAATAACAGAAGAAGAGTTTCCTCATCTCACATGTTCAGTCTCCTTGCTTTTGAATTTTGAAGAGGGGAAAAACTATCAGGATTGGCAG ATTGGTGTTCATGGAATTCGAATTGAATTTGTTAATGAAAAGGGATATCATCGCACTGCTACGTATTTGCCTGAAGTTGCCTACAAACAAG GTTGGAATCATTGTGAAACCATCGATTCTCTTCTTCGAAAAGGTGGTTACCGTGGTAATATAAGTGAGGCATTTCGACAATCAATTCGGCTTACTAGATATCGTAGCGAAAAATATAGTGTGCATGCATCAGAGTATTTACGTGCTCGTCAGAATGGTTATCGCGTTTAA